The following nucleotide sequence is from Drosophila takahashii strain IR98-3 E-12201 chromosome 3L, DtakHiC1v2, whole genome shotgun sequence.
GCTGTATCTCAAAATTCATAGCTACAACAATTAAAAGTACTATTAGTTTCTTACCAAAGGATAAATAAAATCTCCtacgttgggcgccatttcTCTTAaatgccccacgttgggcgccatatGTACTTAACAAGgtatcaaaatatttcattgcgTGGCTTTCCACTTACAGActtcttaaatataaactcCTCTTAACTCATTTCTACCTCAATCCCTTATTTTCTTTGCGTGTACCGGGGAAACGAGAAAATCCACGCAGAATAAATGCAGCCAGGCGGCTACTTGCCAGTTCCTTCTGCTGACAGATGACATTTAAGTCCCTGCTTCTAATTATGCTGCATAAACCTTAAAGTTTTTGCGGTAAAACTCCGTCGGCGAAATATTAATTGCGAAATTTAACAGCTGCCAAAGGCGAAATGTCTGTCTGGCCTCCGTGCCTGGCATGAGAATAATCTCGGAGCCAAAGCGTTTTTTCATAGCTGGCAAATTGAAAAGGCAacggcgaggaggaggaggaggcgatGAAGTTACGAGCCGCATATCTTAGCAGCTGCCAACTTAACCCAAATTCTATGGTACAAGCCACGGCAACGGgtcgttttatttatttattttccatgcCATATGAAAAATAGTTCAAAATCAGGCGAAAATCTCGAGCAGCATCAGCGGCAGCCGTTTGGGTTGGTGCACGTCGATGTGCGAACATGTGAAAAATGCCAAGTTGCCATGGCTCCGCGGCTCCTCTTCGCCCCATTTCACCGCCCCTCGACGATTCCAAGTGctgcatttttagtttttcatttCAAGGATGCTGCACGACCCACAAACAATGTGCGGAAAAATGCACTAGGCAAAAAGGGGAGAGGGTgggaaataaaagcaaaaccGAAACAAAACTGTTAACGACCTGAAAAACGCGTGTAAACAAAAACTAATGTATTTTTACTGCTATTTCTCACACGGCTCATCCACCTCCAACCGACCAAACCAACTAAACCAACCAAACCAACTCAACCGACCACCTCAACCTCAACCTGGCGTCCAATCATAAACAGGTTCAACTCGACGAAGCCACCGATGCCTGGGGCATCAAAGTTGAACGTGTTGAAATGTAAGTAGCACACAGCTTTTTCAccccctcacacacacacacagaacacTTGCAGCAGTGGCAACCTGGAAAAGTTTCTATGTCAAGCTATAAAAGTAATGTTATAAACGTTTCACCTCGCCTCCAAGTCGAAGTTGATACGGTCTCGAGGATATTGTAAGCTTTGCCTTTTAGTGCTACTCATTGGAGGTGATTTCTTTAAAGGCAATGGATTAGTTTTAGTGTTTTCGAATTTTATACCTCACTTTCGGTTGATTGTAAAGTGGATATCGACTTGTGTCCCAGTTAGATGAAATTGTATGTCGGCTGATTTCAAACGCTCCACTGACACGAATGAATAACTTACTTTTTCCATAAAAGCTTTTatatgtttgttgtttttgcaatttaatttgtaaatattgaATGGCCTTTGtgtaacatttaaataaataaatgctcaTTAAGCATAATAAGTTACTTTGATTGCTATTTCAAAAGATACTTCGTTTGATAAGCccctttatattttaaaccagGAGTGCTCAAAATGCGGGCAGAAGAATTGACTTGTGCCCAATGCAAGATAGTCGTGTGACCGCAGACATGCTTTATGATTTAGCCCATGTGCTTATTAAACTGTTCCATTAAAACTTGTGATGATGTGAAGTATCAAATCCTTAtgattatataataataattctttgagaaaccaaatttaaatttacccaATCATGTTGACAATTCGAGGTCCTCCAAAAACCCCTATTATAACTTTATGAAATCCTGGGATGCCCCCTCGCTTCTGCTGACTGAAGTCTCTTGAGCCTTCAGTAATTCCCAGCttatataacatttaaattggcTAGTTTGAGCTACGCCAACATTGTCAGAGCCCCAGCAAGGCCACAGCACTCGAGTTTGTtggttatttgttttatttgttttaccaTTTTTCCGGGCATTTATCACAATAACGCTGGATGGATGATGGGGAATGGGGCGGAAAGTGTGGGAGCTGTGTGCCTGTGCTTGTGCTGCCCTTTGTCTGCTGTCACCGAGGCCCTgttgttataatttattatttgccgCTCACGGGGGGCAAGTGGCTACTTTGTCAGCTTCAGTTTTTCGCAGCGCCAAGTGTGTGACGTTGGCTTGTCAAATGCTCATACACATGGCCAACAATATGACGGCCTGGAAGAGCCACTGCTGTTGGCCATGTTAAAACAGCTGCAACAACTTGACGTGTGTTGTTGGTagcattattgttgttgtggttatGCTGTTGTGGCTCGGCTCCTACCTTTCTACCCCAAAAAACTGCCACTTCTCGCCCCAAAGGCAAAAAACTTGGCCGTTTTGCCATGAAAACGGTTTCATTTTATGGCAGTTGCTGAATTTTTCATTATTGTATCCTTCCACTTCTTCTTCTCTGTGTTATGAAATTGATCAGCTGGTTTATAACATCCTCAAATGGCCAATAAAATGATGGTGTTTATGAGTTATATAACTCGATTTAAATTTGAGACAAATAGAACGATATTTTGTTTGATAAATTAAACTTCTCGCTTCGTTGGccgtaaaaaatgttttcccgAGACCGCGTTTGAATTAAAGATGCCCCATTACGCTGTGGGGCACATTAGCATACAGCTTCGCGCATTTGGGTTGATGgcttacaatttaaaatggaaaacgcTGATGGGCACTTTAAAAAACAGCTTTGAGTTGAAGCTTCTCTTTGGACTTTAAccttataaagtttaaaaaaattatccttaaattaaagataattaGGTAAGGATATAAGCTTAAAAACGTTTAAAGccgactttaaatttaacatgcggTCGAGAAAACGGATTAgtcttacaaatatttatattttttttcctttagtaacttttttatgattaattgtttttgcatttaaaaatcgtaaaTTGTCTCTTCCTTGTGATGAataataatgttaataattATTAGGTGTTAAGGGTTAtgggttttctttctttagAAAAAAGGATCATCTACtttcgttaaaaaaatataactttatatttttttttaaatgcatacggtatttaaatatatgaaaaaatataatatttatgggGAAATTTGTCTGAGTGCAGAAACTTTGTGGGCGCAATAATGTTCTTAGCTTTGAGTTAGGAGTATTTCCGCTATCTGCAAGTCACGCCGGCTAATCTCATTTTCTCCATCGACCGAGCAGCAAGGACGTGCGTCTGCCCGTGCAACTGCAACGCGCCATGGCCGCCGAGGCAGAGGCAGCCCGAGAAGCCCGCGCCAAAGTCATCGCCGCCGAAGGAGAACAGAAGGCGTCGCGGGCTCTGCGCGAGGCATCCGAGGTGATTGGCGATTCGCCGGCCGCACTCCAACTGCGATACCTTCAGGTGGGTTCACTGACTTATCAGGGATTTACTGGAGatttattattgatttttatgccTTGAATTTATACCTTAGACACTCAACACCATATCCGCGGAAAAGAATTCGACGATTGTGTTCCCGCTGCCCATCGATTTAATAACATATTTCCTCAAGACCAACGAGGCCACAACGCAGCAAAATGCCCGAGCCGCAGCGGCAGCAATTGGCAATACACCGCCGCCATTGCAACTGGcaccgcaacagcagcaaatgCAACCGCAACAGCAGTACCAACAGcagccgcaacagcagcagtaccaacagcagcagcaacagcagccgcaacagcagcagcaacaacagccgcAGCAACAAGATCAGCTTTATCAACAGGGGCAGCAGATCTCATCCGCCATGTAAATCAGCTTAAGATCATATTAAGATTCGGCCTTGTCGACTCCAAAATGCCCTGCATAATGTTAAAAAAGATCTTGAAGATTGCTAATACACAAGTACTTCAGGAATATCGGAAGATCTACAAATTCTTATAATTAATTCTTATCCACATATCGATAGGAGAAATGTGATCACTGAACAGGCCTTTTTTTTAGTCGTTAATATGTAATTTCATTTTCGAAAACTGGGTAGCTCAACGTCCATCTTAAAATGCGTCTCACATCGCTATCCCCTACTTTCGAGGCGCATTTTTGGGTTACTTTCGTTTAGAGAATGAAGTTTGGATACGAATTTCTTATCAAGGGACGAAGATCAATGAATATTGCTGGGGTCAATAAATAAGCAATCTTCGATTAGAATCCAATATATAGTATTTGTGCAGAGCAttcacaaaataataataataataaaaaaccaacGGAAACAACGATTCATGAGAATCAAAAACTTAGTTCTTAACACCGATAAGTGCGATTCGAATGCGTTAGCCAACAGGCAGCAGAccctttgaaaaaataatgagGGATCTGAGGTCAAATAGTTACGAAAATACAAACCTAGAAAATAGTTTCATACGAGGCGAAAAATagtgtttaatatttgtagcTTTACGACCAGaggatgcaattctaaatattaaatgtaggACCTAGTGAAGCAACATCtagatcaaaaaaaataataattatccaAGAACATCACACAATTTGTGGTCGCTGAGGTGAAAATTCTAAAACCAACCAGTTTTGAAAGTCTTGAattgaaaaatttgaaatagtCAAAAATGGTTGGTTTGGTTTTGTATTTTCACATGACGAACTGAGTGAACCACagattatgttttttttttaaatcaacgtTCAACGAAGGTCCGTTTTCTTAAATACCAGTTAATAGAAGATATTTACTTAGTTACTTATTATaccattatttaatattttaatacttatttattGAGGTGAAACATTGACTAAATTAAGAAAACGGGCCTACCTTGAACACAAATATCTCATAGAACCGTTGACGAAGGCGTTTTGTAAATGTTTATCAGTAAGATGTTTGCCCTGTTAATTATGGAGGATTCGGATGACTTGATACATATATTGCTGTATACTTAGCTATGCAAATTTACGTATAAGACGTGATCAGGTTAGCCGGTATAAACTAGAGTAAACATTGTCCACAAACCAATAACAACTTTATAGGACTTTAGTAACTCAAAATATGAAGATATGGTACATATGttgtatgtatacatatgGAACCCACAAGGTGCACTCCCCGATTTCCTAAAAGGTAAAACAACTGTTATTCTGTTTTAACTGGAGTAATTCCAGGCGATCTAGACGATTTGTTCAATAACAGTGGGTTTAGAaggcttttaaaaatgatccATGTGAATCCATTAAAAGATCGCTAGCCCCACGTGTACAGAACAAATGAACTAGAGAGCAACGTTCGTAGGTCCAAAATACGAATGCCAAACAATAAATAAGAGTAATACGAATTTATTGTACatacaataaaacaaatagaGCAATTAAGCCGTGCAGAACTGTTTTACCCGTTTAACCATTTAACTAGTGACACCAATTTGATGTTGAATAGCCGTATCGTGAATTCacacaacacaacacacaaACAACACAGAATATAGGAGATCGTCTAGTCTCTCTCTCAAAGTAGCAAGAAGTCTACTTAACTGCATTCAGTGAGTACGGTTGGTTAAAGTGAGtatagcaaaaaaaacaaataaaataaactaaattaaagtGCATTTTCAAAACACAGAAACGTTTACTTTTTAGCGCACTTCAtggattacaaaaaaaaacaaaaagttattgaattaattatatatacatatacaaaaaCATAACGAATTACATATTATGTACAATTTTgcctttgaaaaatttttaaacggAAACGATTTCATTATTCATATACGATTAGATACGTGTAAAGGAACAATAAAATTTCTTCAACTTTTTTGGTATCCAaaagagcaaaaacaaaaagcaatctggacttttaattcaaattaagGAAAGTGCATAAATTTGGAAAACATTTTCAGATCTGGTAAGTCAAAATCAGTTCAAAGGGAATTTTACATGGATTTTTTCTGTCATGCAGATTCTAAGGATCTCCACacaataaaagtttatttcagtttaattttgtacttaaaataattaaatttaaatcaatactCGACTTGTCAgaagtaaaaattcaaaaacaatttaattattatttaataattttttaataattttttaaattattggaataaaaaattgttttcaatcGCCCGATtagattatatttttgaaaacaaacCCCAATAAAACAGCACTTCTTAGttattacatatttttcaattttattagttattatcattattatttatattatgcaTTACACACCTAACCGACTTAACGGACACATTTCTATCATTTTACATCAGCTAAATTCAGTTTCCATTCATATTTGCTTCGTAAATCTGCATCTTCATCTGCGTATTAAACCATAATCCGCAGCAATACATGACAATTCTCAGTTGTAATTTCTATAATTATTCATCAGACATTGCTATTCGTGTGTTATTTATTAGGCAATAACCGCTGTCAGCGCATGCAACACGCCTACCCAGGCAAAAGgctgaaaaattttttaaatctttcaaTTTGATTGCCGCagtttgtataaaaaatttgtgAATTTTCTTTGTTCTTGTTGATGATGCCTCGCGTGCTGCCTGCGCCGCcagttgctttttttttcagctgccgcaaaatcattattattcattattagTTCGGTATTAtcattccatttaatttctcGTTTATTTCTACACGTTATGTCAAgtttatatacaaaaattcaTCAACTACGCTAAACAATTTCAGTTTTGCCTGTGAATTATAAcaatattttagttaattatTTGCAGTGATTCCGTTGTGATTACGTTGAATGCAATTTCATACAATGAttggttgtttgtttttgttttactcgTTTGTTTTTAAGCCTGGTTATCCTATAAACTGATCTCtgtgtggtgtgtgtgtgttacgTGTGAAATGCTTTGAGTTGCCGTATAAATCTTCTttacaaatacatatatatctcaATACGAAATGCTAAACTTTGGTTTTATGCTACAGAATGTGCACACAATGGCCAACACAATATATGCTATATGTACTATATATCGATGAACGACAAACTAAAACTataacaaaaatcaaataaattaaataaagtctCCTCAATCGATTATGTTTCGATTcgtgtgtgttttttataTCTGGATCTGTTCGTGACGGTCATCTAGAAGCTAAGATAGGTGTGTGTCTTGTGTGGTTGATACAATTGATCGGTTAGAATCATTATCGTCTGATATTTTGCATTTGAAACCCTTGAGATAGCAGTTTATCCTTATGGCTTGAGTCGGGCTATTGATTTGGGCTGCACACGCAAGGAACAGCAGGTCTGGAGAGGAACTAAATGCGGGCCAACGCTGCAGGTTGTACATCAATAGATATATCTAGACTACATGGACAGTGCCCAATTGTGTTGCTTGTGCTTAAGTATACGAACAAagaataaacaataattttggcataaacttAAATGTACTATAAACATTCATTGGTTCAATTGCTAACAACGAAATACGTGAAATgcgcttgttttttttgttttgttttcttttcaatgaTTTGtacaaaatgcaattttcgcttttcttttttcctagCCTCAACTATTCGAGGAAGAAGCAACATATTATGTTTTTTGGGTGATAGATCATCATCTACATTTCTGACTTGGAAGTAAAGACGAGAGGGGTGGGCGCCACCTTATAAGTAAATGCCATCATTGGAGTTTCTCATTAGCAACAATTTGAAATACGTAAATGATTTCGATTTCTTGATACGGATACGGATTGATTGAGTCAAATAATACTTGGCTTAGTCGATAGTCGTGTTTGTGTGTGGAAAGTATCAGAAGAAACTATTCAGCAGAGAGGGAGGTTAAGATCAAAAAGTTCTAGTTGtagattggattggattgttAATACACAAAACCTAAGCAGTTGTTAAAATAGCGTTAAATTGTAGTTGTATTCGattagaaaaaacattttcatttcttttgggTTCTGCTCTTGATTGTTGGAATAATTTTTCGGCCTCCCCCTGTTTATGGTTCAGCTTAAAAAACTAGTTATATACTTTGTATTTCCATAGTATTTACtacaaaatataaagtatTTAACTTCTTTTTTATGCTTACAGCTAAAGGacaaataattataccaaGAAATCAAGGATAATTTAACGCCAGTTTAAACACTTCAGTTTTATAGttaggtatataaattatacaatAGTTTTGcgtgtaaaatataaaatttagttttccgattttagatttttttttttttttgcttgttttgttgattttttcgtTTGTAGTTGGTTTGTTTGAATTGTTTAGATACGCTTAAACACATACATATACCATACATATAGAGTTCATGTGTGTTGTTTGGTTTTCTTGTATGCAACTATGCCATTAAAAAGTCTTAAGAATTATAGTAAATATgcatataaatgtataatatatgtataactttatatactatatatatatatcgtaCGGGTGTGTATGCGTGTGAGAGGGTGTAGTGTAGGTGTTGGTGATGTGTGTATGATTAGGCTGGACTCTGTGTTTAGTCTTGCACCTCTCGATACGGCACCTCCGACGTGACCGAGAAGGACTCGAAGTAGTGGTTCAAGAACTCGAACGTCGGCCGCTTCTCGGGCACAGCATCCCAGCACTGGAGCAGCAGCTGATAGATGTTGTCCGGGAAGTAGTGATTCGTTGGCTTCGGCATACGGAACCCGCGCTCTATGTTCTCAATCACCTCGCGACTATGCATGCCCGGATAGGGCACTTGTCCGTATGTGAACAGCTCCATTAGCAGAATGCCATAGGACCAAACGTCCGACTTGATCGAGAACTTGCCGTAGATAATCGCCTCGGGCGCCGTCCACTTGACCGGAAACCGTGAACCCTGCTTGGGACAATACTCATCGTCGGCGATAACACGCGCCAGCCCAAAATCACAAATCTTCGCCACATTATTCTCGCCGATCAGCACATTGCGGGCCGCAAGATCGCGATGGATGAGCTGTTTGGACTCCAGATACTCCATGCCGCTGGCCACCTGAGTGGCTATGTAGATGAGATCCTCAAAGTGCAAGTAGCGTCCGTCGCCCTCGCGCAAAAAGTCCAGCAGACTGCCCTTGGACATGTACTCCTGCACGATATAGATGGGCTCCTCCTAAAAGAGATTAAATCTAGGTTAATATACAGGATTTAAATAGTATTTAGCACCACTTACCTGCGAGCAAACCGCATAGAGGGCCACCAGGCGATTGTGGCGGAACTTCTTCATTATGGCCGCCTCCTGGAGGAAAGCAGCGGTGGACATGGTGCCCTCGCGTAGGGTCTTGACCGCCACATCGATGCTGTTGCGCCACTTGCCGTAGAAGACCTCGCCAAAGTTGCCGCGTCCCAGTTTGCGCAGCAGCTGAATCTCGGAGCGCGGAATCTCGTACTTATCGCGCAGCTCCGGTCCCAAGTCCCACATCTGGGGCTGCGGTTTGGGGCAGGGACGCGACAGTATGTGACACAGGCCAAGAGCGTTTTCTTCAGAGATAAGGAAATCAATCAATAGGTTTTGCAATTCAATTTGCTTTCTGAAAATCTTTATACTCACTGCTGTATGCCATGACCAGGGCCTGGAGCGAGGGGAAAGTCTGATTGGTGGCTATGTAGTAGCCGCCATTATCCAGCGGCTTGATGCGGTAGTGCTTTACATGGTAGCCACGTCCATCCTCCCAATCCTTGACGGACAGCGAGTAACCATTGGGATTGTGCTCTGAAGGTCGCACGAGGAAAGTGCCACGCGGATTTTCCTCGGCCAGCAGCAACTTGTCCGCCTCCTTTCGTAGCACGTTCTCAAAGAACCAGCTGTAAATAGGAGAGgttgtattaatattttatagaaacaCAGAAATATTCAAAGCAGGCAATAGTTGATTTTATTACACAAAAAATACTATGTAAAaccaacattaaaaaaaagtaatttactATTTTcggcaatttttatttaaatattattttttttgcgagtagtgacattaaaaataacattttaactcaacaatttgtttaccttttgttttttaaaaagtgcaatTCTAATTAATAGATCAACTATTTTTCTGGAACTTAAGTAATTACAGTTTCTGCCCCATAATCTTCCCTTGGTTAGATTTCAAACCCCGCATTCGCAgaaaaagttgttttttttttttataaagtagttgattttacatagttttttatttttgtgtgtaagtAGATAGTAGTAAAAACCAGATAGATTACCAAGTTCCTGCCTAAACTTGTAAAAGCACTTACTCTTCGCTGTTCACGCTGCGCTCCTCGGCCACAAAGTTGAGCGGGATGAGGCCCTCCTGGCGGGTGGTCAGATTGACGACGCGCCACCAATCGGACTCGGTGTCGTCGATGACCTCCATGCGGTCGCCCTTCATGAAGCTCAGATCGGATTCATCGCGGGATTTATAGTCGTACAGGGCCACGACCACGCGCTTTAGCACGACACCAGGAACGCCGGCtgaaaataggaaaaatataataaaatctgGAGGATGAGGCATGAGAGGTCGTCGTCGAGTTAGTGGCAATTTTCGTCTGGCTGGGCAAATTTGATTTGCGTCcttaaattgcaatttatgGCGACAAATtgggaaataatattttttgtatattttcctCTTTTGCCTATTTGACTAACCAATTTGCCATGGCCAAAActtaattagaatttaatGAGTTAAAGTATGGGGAGAGATGAGAGGGTGCCAAATGCAAATTGCGAAATTGGatagcatacttttttggGGGCCGGGGCccataaacaacaaaacaatttcattTCGCTCTGCCAAGCCACAATTTTTGGCACTGACTTGCATTTGGCTAATTGATTTAGCGAGGCAACGCATAAATAAACTGCTCTCGCCGCTTGCCAATTGCCTTGGCCGCTCGCTGCCCTCCATTGGTTATTCCCCCTTCCCTCCCCTTTTAACCCTTCTGAAGGGTTTCGAGGGGTTCACCACACCCCAAAACCATGCCAAATGCAATGTTCGTGCTGACAAAGGCGGCGGCAAAGGCACAAATCACTGGCCAAGCACTCAACCTCTTCATGGGTTTACACGACCTAAGCGGCTTTATATATATGTGCTATAAGGCAGCAGTACTGTCATGTCACGGATAGAAATGCCAGCAGTTAGTTAATCGGCTGCCAGCGAGGTCTGCATTCTCAACTTGTGACAGGTCAGATCAAAATAATTCTGCCATTTCAATGTTGCACAAATGTGACAGTTATATGATGGAAATACTTGAGAGGGGGGAGTCAGCCCCAAATTATGCAGTATGCGAATTTCTACAGAAGAAGTATGTAgtaataaaaatctttaaattggaatatatattatttcgaTCAAAGGAAAagtagtttaaaaaattttaatattttgaaaaaatcgttAGGcatataaaactttttttttacattttgtaaaGCCAGTAAAGCTACAACTTCCATATTCGCCTCAAATATTCTTACTATAGTTTGCTTCGCCAGTAACTATAAAACTAGTTCTACTAGCATTGACTAGGTTCtttataaaaatgcagtttatttttataaccttcTAAATGTCCCCCCTATATTTGCATTACTAATTTCTTTCCACCTAGAATTTCCCCTACAGACCTTCAAATTTGCGTATAGCAAATATAGCAACCCCTCTGCCTACTTATAAAACACTTTCTTAACTGCAACTCCTTTTGGCCAACTCTCTGGGGTATCGTAAACGCAATGTCGTGTCATATGGTATGCAATATCGCCGTCAAGGTGGCGTTAAACTAACACCAAGAGCAGCGAACCCCTCCTCATTTTCTGGGCCACGCACCCGAGGAGAAGTGGTCAAGGTTAACGACTGTCATCGTATTACCACTGCAAATATGAGAATTGCGTTGCCACCTGGCAAATGACTTGACTTCCACCTCTGAACCTCCTGGGGGGCGAACTCTAATTATGGCAGTGGGGTTGGTAGAGGGTACACAGCTGGGTTATGTGGCAGGTTAGTTAGTTGGATGGTTTGGCTGGTTGCCTGGCTGCCTGCTTGCCACATTATGCAAACACAAGGCCAACCAGCGGGTAAAAGCCAATCTCTGTGGCAGGCAAAAAGTCAAATTGCTAATTAAAAGCTGGAATTATCACTCCACCCACGGGCTCTGGAGAGAGTAACACAGCCAAAAGCTAATTACTAATGCATGATAATA
It contains:
- the Src64B gene encoding tyrosine-protein kinase Src64B is translated as MGNKCCSKRQDQELALAYPTGGYKKSDYTFGQTHINSSGGVGNMGGVLGQKHNNGGSLDSRYTPDPNHRGPLKIGGKGGVDIIRPRTTPTGVPGVVLKRVVVALYDYKSRDESDLSFMKGDRMEVIDDTESDWWRVVNLTTRQEGLIPLNFVAEERSVNSEDWFFENVLRKEADKLLLAEENPRGTFLVRPSEHNPNGYSLSVKDWEDGRGYHVKHYRIKPLDNGGYYIATNQTFPSLQALVMAYSKNALGLCHILSRPCPKPQPQMWDLGPELRDKYEIPRSEIQLLRKLGRGNFGEVFYGKWRNSIDVAVKTLREGTMSTAAFLQEAAIMKKFRHNRLVALYAVCSQEEPIYIVQEYMSKGSLLDFLREGDGRYLHFEDLIYIATQVASGMEYLESKQLIHRDLAARNVLIGENNVAKICDFGLARVIADDEYCPKQGSRFPVKWTAPEAIIYGKFSIKSDVWSYGILLMELFTYGQVPYPGMHSREVIENIERGFRMPKPTNHYFPDNIYQLLLQCWDAVPEKRPTFEFLNHYFESFSVTSEVPYREVQD